Below is a genomic region from Trichocoleus sp..
AATGAGAACCCCCACGGGGATACTTTCAACGGCAAGTGGTAATGTTGCTCCACATCGCCAATGCCAAACCGAAAAGGAACAACATCGAGAAATGGGGTATCAGGGAAGGAATAGCCAAGCTGGCGGTAGAAATCACCGATGTAGAACACTACTTCATAAACGCCACGATCGCACCCCTTTCCTTCCACAATGGGATGATCGAGAAGCCCTTTGCCAGACAGGACTCCAGCAGCGATCGGTTGAGCAGGTTCGCTGATGCTGAAGATTTCTACCTTCATTCCTACAGCAGGTAATCCGCGCGTTACATCCACAACATGAACTGAAATTCCACCCGCCATGACAGCTGTTTACCTCGATAAACTGATCATTGAACTGATCATTCGTAAGGGCGAAGCGTTTGCAGCAGAAATTTAGGTCTCAATTAAAATCTAAGTTTCAATTAACATCGCGCAAATACTTGGCTCCTACGAGTATTCGTTGCGATCGCCCCTTACTCAGCTTTAACCAAAAACTTAGATAAGCCCGAAACCCGTTCCATCAAGATCATGAGAATCGCTGTAAATAAAATCAGAATCCCCGAAACTGCTGCTGCCCGGACATCTAAATCATTTTCAATCATTGACCACATCCGAATTGGCAAAACCTCAGTTCTCGCATCAGACAAAAACAGAGATACCGTAATATTGTCGAATGAACTCAAGAATGCCATAAACGAGCCAGTGATCACGCCCTGTTTAATCAGCGGTAACGTGACATGAAAAAACGTGTAGACAGGAGTTGCTCCCAAAACGGTTGACGCTTCTCGGAGAACATTTCCAAGCTGGGTGAGGCTGGCGAGCGTGGTTCTGACAATATAGGGAATACAAATCACGATATGGCTGATCACCAACGTCGTAATCGATAGCCGAATACCAATCAGGTTAAAGAAGGATAGCATTCCTAACCCCACCGCAATTCCCGGTAAAGCAAGCGGAGACATCACCAGAGCATCCATGGCTGCAACCCAACGCGCTCGACTGCCTGCCATTGCCAACGATGCACAAACACCCAGCACAACACAGCCGATCGTGGTCAATAAGGCGACCTGAAAGCTAGTGGCTGCCGCTGTCCATAACTCTGGATAGTCCAGCAACGCCGAATACCACTGCAACGAAAAACCAGGTGGTGGAAATCGTAGCGTTCGGGCAGAACTGAAGGAAGAAATCAATACAATAACAGTGGGAAGGGTAAGCACTGCCAGACTGAAAAAGGCAATTCCCCAAATGACCCATTGAAAAGAGAGGCGATCGAGCTTCGTTAAGTTACGAGAATTGGATCGAACAACCGTTGATGAAGTGACTGACATAGGTAAACTCCTAGCGAATGTAGGTTTGGCTTCTCTGCCCTAAAGCACTCAGTCCAAACACAATAATCAAAACCATTGCTAATAGAATGGCTGACACTGCAGCAGCAAATGGACCGTTCAGCAACACAACACCTTGCTGATAAATCAACGTTGGCATATACATAATTTGCCCACCCCCGATGATAGAAGGAGTGACAAAAGAACTCACGGTCAGCGCAAACACCAGCAAACAACCGGAGATAATACCGGGTAGAGTCAGCGGAAAGATAATCTTCCAGAAGGTGCGCCATGCACCACCGCCCAAACTCTCGGAAGCTGCTGCCAAGCGAGGATCAATTTGGGAAATTGAGGCAATAATCGGCAGAATCATCAGCGGCAGTTGAATCTGGGTCATGGCGATCGCCACACCATGATGGGTAAACAGCAGCTTGACTGGTTCTTGAATGATGCCCAGGTTTTGCAGGAGGGAGTTGACCAATCCTTGCTTACCCAAAATCACTACCCATCCAAAAGTACGCACGACTGCGCTAGTTAGCAGAGGCAGCAGAATCAAAAACGTTAAAATGCCTTTCCACTTTGCCGGAGCATTGACATAGAAATAGGCAACGGGATACCCAAAAATCAAACAGCCCAGCGTTACCTGTATCCCTAGCCCAAAGGTATCAGTCAAGACTTTAACGTTGACCGACTCACGAAAAAACTCCCAATATTGGGCGAGAGAAAAACCACCCGATGCAGATTGCACACTGGTTGCCAGCAGAATGGCTAACGGTGCAACATAAAACAGATGTAAAAAGAGGGCTAACGGCAACGCCAATTGCCATTCACGCGGTGAAAATAACTGTGCAGCCTTCATTTCAAATTCCCCTCATTAGGCTTGAACGGTCTTATCAAATTGCTCAACCCACTCCGTTCGATGCTTATTAATCGTTGCCCAATCGAGGAATTCTAGTCTGGCGAAGATCTCATCCAGGTTTTTGCCTAGCTTTTGGGCGATCGCTTCTGGAATTGCCACATTTTTGTTTGTGGGCAAAACCGCATTCATCTCAACCATCTTGGTTTGCACATCTGTACTGATAGCAGTGTCGATGTAAGCTGCCACTAAGTCCAAACTGGCTGATGGGCTTTTCACAATACTCATCATCGGAGTCAGGGCAAATCCACCTTCTTTCGGCATCACCCAATCGATATCCACTCCTTTTGATTGGAGCAACTTGACGCTATTCAAATCATGAGGCGCAATATCGACTTCCCCCTGTTGAAATAGCGTGATTAATGCTCCTGCGTTGGCAACCACCCCCGCCAAATTAGGGGCTAACTCTTTGACAGCCTTAAAGGCAGGTTCCAGGTTCTCAACGCTGCCGCCTCGCATCTGGGCAATCTTCTGCATGAACCCGATCGTGTGATTGTTCTTCATCGCCATCAGAGCAACCCGCCCTTTGTACTTCGCATCCCAGAGGTCTGCCCAGGAAGTGGGTGGAGTTGTAATCACCTTCGGGTTATAGGCAATCCCGACTGCCTGCACTCCAATTAAAGGACCCCAGGTATCCTGGCTCTGAAACCGCTCCGCGAGTTCACCGTAGTTCTTCAAACGATCGACTGGCAGCTTTTGAAACAGTTCCTCTTTCGGTGCGCCTTCAAATACGCCCGAATCTAAAGAGACGACATCAAAAGGAGGGCTGTTCGGAGAGGCTTTCAGCTTCGCCACCTGATCCGCAGAAACCAGTGGCACCAGCGCCGCCTCAGCACTAGCAGATGTACTAAATGCAGGGATTAGAACATTCCGGTTAAACTGCTCCCATGAACCAGGCAGGGTAGTAGCAATCAACTTTCCGCCCGCTGTTCCACCTCCCGTAGAACTGGTAGCCGTAGTTGAGCTGTCTGCTGTACTTGCATTGGGGCTAGCACAACCCTTCAAAACCAAGCCTGCTCCCGTAAACAAACTCGCTCCCAACATCGCACGACGACTCATGCGAATCATTTCTCGATTCGACATTACAGTAATTCCTTTTCAAAAAATGCGATCGCACCGTTACACCAAGTCTTCTAAATAGTGTCTTCTAAACAGTGACTTCCTTATTGAATCGCTCAATCCACTCAGAACGATTTTTGCTGATTGTTGCCCAGTCCTGATAAATATACTTCTCGTAGTCATCAAATGTCTTGGCAATCTTTTCTGCCAAAATTCCCGTTAGTGGTGCGTTCTTGTTCACGGGTGCAATGAAATAAGGTTCAGTTGCCATCGCAGTTTGAACTTCAGTACTGAGGGCAGCATCGATATAGGCAGTTGCCAGATCAACGCTGGAAACCGGATTCTTCACCACATGCATTGAAGCACCAAACGCATAGCTGCCTTCCTTCGGAATCACCCAATCCACATCAATTCCCTTACTTTGGAGGAGGGCAATACTGCTGAGGTTATGTGGCGCAATATCGATCTCGCCCTGTTGAAAGAGAGTACCAAGCGCACCAAGGTTAGGCGCGATCGCAGCCAGGTTTGGCAACAGTTCTTTAACCGCCTTGAACGCAGGTTCCAGATTTGCCTCACTGCCGCCATGCATCTTAGCAATTTCCACCATCCAACCTGTGCCTAACGTGCTGCTCATATTCGTGATGCCAACACGCCCTTTGTATTCAGGCTTCCAGAGGTCAGCCCAAGAAGTAGGAGGGGTGGTAATTTTTTTAGGGTTGTAGGCAATCCCGACAAACTGTAGTCCGATAATGGGTCCCCAGTCACCCCCTCCAGACTTTTGATAGCGCGGCAGAACGTCTTTAAAATTCTTGGACACATTGGCTGGAAATGTCTGTAGGATCTGCTCTTTTGGAGCCGTAATCAGCGGACCTGGATCAAGAATTGCCACATCAAAGGGAGAATTGGCACCCGCCGCTTGCAAACGAGCCACTTGATCTACCGCAAACATCGGCACGAGTGTCACACTTGCCCCAGTTGCTTTCTGAAAAGCAGGCACTAAGATTTTGCGATGGGCATCTTCCCAGTTCCCCTGATACGTTGCTGCTACGAGCTTTCCACCCTGAGATGAACTACTGTCACCTGCTGTAGACTGGCTAGTGCAAGCACCCAGACCTGCCAGAGTTACACCCGTTGCAAAGCTTGCGCCCAGAAATGTACGGCGCTTCATCCGGTAATCCATACGTTAAAACCTCTGAGAACGGTAAGTAGTTTAGAAAAGATGGCAACGATCGCTCTTAACTAGCAGCCGGAAATAGAGAACAAGCATGAGGAGAAACGAGTTCTAGATAAATTTGCTCTCCCCGCTCCAGCGATCGCACCCCTGGCACGCGAGGCTGTGTCACCTTAATTTTGGTATCGGGAGAGAGTTGCACCTCATACGCCATGACTGACCCCAGAGGCAAACACATTTCAACCGTGCTGGGTAAACGGTGCGTGTCCGGCTGAGTCTGAACCCGCAGATTTTCAGGGCGAACGGCTAACAAACAATTTCCATCCGATGGCATTGCGGTTTTTGGCGCAACTCGTAGCCTACCTCCGCCTGGAACCTGCACCAGACAATCTGAAGCATCCTGTGCAATTAATTTACTGGGGAGAAGATTGCAAGTACCGACAAACGTACTGACAAAGAGGGTTGCAGGCTGATCATAGATTTGGCTGGGGGCATCAAACTGGTGAATGGTTCCTTGAGACATCACTGCAATGCGATCGGACATACTCATGGCTTCTTCCTGATCATGCGTGACCAGAATAGCGGTGACGCCCTGTTTGTTTAAGAGTCGGCGGATCTCGATCTGCATATCCAACCGCAGATTCTTATCCAATGCGCTGAAGGGTTCATCCAGCAACAAAAGCTTTGGTTCTACGGCTAGCGCACGGGCGATCGCGACTCGCTGCTGTTGTCCTCCAGATAGCTCACTGGGATATCGTTTCGCCAAATGACTTAGTTGCACCAATTCCAGCATTTCGCCCACTTTATTAGCGACCTTGCCCTTCGAAATTCGTTTTGCCCGAAGCCCATAAGCAACGTTATCCCAAACCGTCATATGCGGAAATAGCGCATAGTTTTGGAACACAATACCCACACCCCGCTGGCTAGACGATAGCCCTGTAACAGGCTGACCATCGATCGAGATTTGCCCAGAACTTGGCGTTAGAAAACCAGCGATAATCCGCAGCAGCGTTGTTTTGCCACAGCCACTTGGCCCCAGCAACGAGACAAACTCTCCTGGTCGAACGTTGAGGTTAATATCATGTAGCGCAATCATCTCACCAAAGTGATGTACGATTTGCTCCAGCACAATGTTATGACCTGAGCTGCTTTGAGCCGCCAGAACGGTAGGGGAAGCAATTACGGGGTTTAGCTGCTCTACTGACTCCATACGCTTAATCTCCTGACTACAAATTAAATGAACTGCTGAATGAACTAAGGAAGCTTGTAAGACAATGAATTTATGGATTAACTACCTCGATAGGTACTGTAAGAATAGGGAGATACAAGCAGTGGAACATGATAATGAACTGCCGTATCAGCAACTCCAAATTGAATCGGAATGCGATCGAAAAACATTGGATTAGGAAGGCTATTCAAGTTTTGAGCAAGATAACGACCCATAACAAATACAAGTTCGTAAATGCCAGGTTTCAACTCGTCATCTACAAGTAGAGGCGCATCCGTTCGTCCATCCTAATTGGTTGTCGTTGTCTTTAATAGTGTTTTCTCACCTGATGAGCTGTCCATCAACCAAAGCTCGATCGTTAGCCCCGGAACGGGAATGCCTTGAGCTGTATCCAGAACATGAGTAGTCAGCTTACCTGCCATTTACATTAAAACCAAAGCTCTCACGCAAAAATGTTTAATTAAGCCACTGAGCCAACCTACAAGAGTTCAACCTCTACATTGCTTGTGACACAAGAGAATTCGAGATGCTATTTACATCTCCCAATTGGGTTTAAATCATCAATGATGAGCTAGTCGATTTTGCTTTTAGCGGTTCGCTGTGATTCTAAATCGAGAATAAGCATTAGTAAGAAGTTTGGGGTTTGAACATTCTTAGTAAACGGTTTTGTTTAAGACAAATTTGTATTTCAACGTACATTTCTTGTACTGCAACAGAGAATCGCAAGCCAATGGCTAAATGACTGCACAGCAATAATATGACATTAATTAACTTAACAGAGTTCAAACGATAGACGTTCTAGGCGTTTAACCTGAATCTCATCGATCGAATTCATCTCAAAATCATCTACATAATGTGCATTATTAAATTCGGCAGCAAATCGACTTCTTCAAAAACATTTTTTCAATCCAGCGACAAGACACTCGCCCAAATGTTCAGTATCCATCAAGCGATGCCTTTGAATTCTTGAACCCTGTGAAAGCTGGAGTGAAGTGATAATGCGTTTAAATAAAAGAATCCCCAGTTTATGAAAAAGTAAGTCTTTACCGTGCTTCTTCACAGACTGGGGTTTTCTCAACAGTATTAAGATTCTGCTAGTAAGATAATCGAATCATACGGTTGAAACTCGATGGGTTGATCTTTCGGTGGATTAATCACTACTCCATAAGACCGTGCAACATTGTTAGCATCCGCCTTGCGACGATATCCAATAGCTGACTCTCCCCGTTGTCTAGCAGCTTCCACCACCGTGTAGAAATTAACGGAATGATCAACCGTAATATAGTGATCCACAGGTTTGAGGTAAATCTCTGAACCTTCAGGGCTAAACAGATCCGTTAGCACTGCATTGATGCTTTTCTGTTCTGCTACCTGAGCCAGTACCAAACTAATAATTTGCTCGCTAATCACGAAATCATCTGGACGGGCGACCTGCGCCAATGCCTGATTGCGAACATCCAAAATCTCGGTGACGATTTGGCAATTGTGGTGATGGCGATCGCAAATATCCCTTAGATGCAGCAGCGTTACCAGGGTTCGAGCGTCAGCTTGTTCTGAGTCTAAGTTTGAATCGCACAGAACGATGGCATGGTTATATTTAGTCAAGTGAAGGCTTTCCAGTACGTCCCGATCTGTTGGGTCTCCCTGCTGGTAACGTACGGTTTGTTTTTGAAGCTGTAGTGCTTCTTCTGATACGTCCACCTCAGCGGCGGGAAACTCAGCCACAACCATCACCGTCGAACCGGTTGCCACATATTGATCC
It encodes:
- a CDS encoding hydroxyisourate hydrolase, encoding MAGGISVHVVDVTRGLPAVGMKVEIFSISEPAQPIAAGVLSGKGLLDHPIVEGKGCDRGVYEVVFYIGDFYRQLGYSFPDTPFLDVVPFRFGIGDVEQHYHLPLKVSPWGFSLFRGG
- a CDS encoding ABC transporter permease codes for the protein MSVTSSTVVRSNSRNLTKLDRLSFQWVIWGIAFFSLAVLTLPTVIVLISSFSSARTLRFPPPGFSLQWYSALLDYPELWTAAATSFQVALLTTIGCVVLGVCASLAMAGSRARWVAAMDALVMSPLALPGIAVGLGMLSFFNLIGIRLSITTLVISHIVICIPYIVRTTLASLTQLGNVLREASTVLGATPVYTFFHVTLPLIKQGVITGSFMAFLSSFDNITVSLFLSDARTEVLPIRMWSMIENDLDVRAAAVSGILILFTAILMILMERVSGLSKFLVKAE
- a CDS encoding ABC transporter permease; translated protein: MKAAQLFSPREWQLALPLALFLHLFYVAPLAILLATSVQSASGGFSLAQYWEFFRESVNVKVLTDTFGLGIQVTLGCLIFGYPVAYFYVNAPAKWKGILTFLILLPLLTSAVVRTFGWVVILGKQGLVNSLLQNLGIIQEPVKLLFTHHGVAIAMTQIQLPLMILPIIASISQIDPRLAAASESLGGGAWRTFWKIIFPLTLPGIISGCLLVFALTVSSFVTPSIIGGGQIMYMPTLIYQQGVVLLNGPFAAAVSAILLAMVLIIVFGLSALGQRSQTYIR
- a CDS encoding extracellular solute-binding protein, with protein sequence MSNREMIRMSRRAMLGASLFTGAGLVLKGCASPNASTADSSTTATSSTGGGTAGGKLIATTLPGSWEQFNRNVLIPAFSTSASAEAALVPLVSADQVAKLKASPNSPPFDVVSLDSGVFEGAPKEELFQKLPVDRLKNYGELAERFQSQDTWGPLIGVQAVGIAYNPKVITTPPTSWADLWDAKYKGRVALMAMKNNHTIGFMQKIAQMRGGSVENLEPAFKAVKELAPNLAGVVANAGALITLFQQGEVDIAPHDLNSVKLLQSKGVDIDWVMPKEGGFALTPMMSIVKSPSASLDLVAAYIDTAISTDVQTKMVEMNAVLPTNKNVAIPEAIAQKLGKNLDEIFARLEFLDWATINKHRTEWVEQFDKTVQA
- a CDS encoding ABC transporter substrate-binding protein, encoding MKRRTFLGASFATGVTLAGLGACTSQSTAGDSSSSQGGKLVAATYQGNWEDAHRKILVPAFQKATGASVTLVPMFAVDQVARLQAAGANSPFDVAILDPGPLITAPKEQILQTFPANVSKNFKDVLPRYQKSGGGDWGPIIGLQFVGIAYNPKKITTPPTSWADLWKPEYKGRVGITNMSSTLGTGWMVEIAKMHGGSEANLEPAFKAVKELLPNLAAIAPNLGALGTLFQQGEIDIAPHNLSSIALLQSKGIDVDWVIPKEGSYAFGASMHVVKNPVSSVDLATAYIDAALSTEVQTAMATEPYFIAPVNKNAPLTGILAEKIAKTFDDYEKYIYQDWATISKNRSEWIERFNKEVTV
- a CDS encoding ABC transporter ATP-binding protein; this translates as MESVEQLNPVIASPTVLAAQSSSGHNIVLEQIVHHFGEMIALHDINLNVRPGEFVSLLGPSGCGKTTLLRIIAGFLTPSSGQISIDGQPVTGLSSSQRGVGIVFQNYALFPHMTVWDNVAYGLRAKRISKGKVANKVGEMLELVQLSHLAKRYPSELSGGQQQRVAIARALAVEPKLLLLDEPFSALDKNLRLDMQIEIRRLLNKQGVTAILVTHDQEEAMSMSDRIAVMSQGTIHQFDAPSQIYDQPATLFVSTFVGTCNLLPSKLIAQDASDCLVQVPGGGRLRVAPKTAMPSDGNCLLAVRPENLRVQTQPDTHRLPSTVEMCLPLGSVMAYEVQLSPDTKIKVTQPRVPGVRSLERGEQIYLELVSPHACSLFPAAS